From the genome of Henningerozyma blattae CBS 6284 chromosome 8, complete genome:
AAAATCTTAAAATAGCTTCCACAATAATTTGttctttatattcttggtctaattcaattttattaaaaatatgcTGTAAGTCATCTtttatatcattaatatacTTATTAGCATGAGATAGAGATCTACTACCAGAATGAACAACAGATTGGattaacaaaataataatgaatttattataatcaacaattaaattatcagattttaattcttctaataaagTTTCTAATTCAGTAACTTCTTTTTGGTTAATAGCTTTATGAATATAATCTAAAATTTTACGAACATTTTCACATAATGGGAAGGAATCTTGCCTAAATAacaaatcatttttttttaagtcattatcatttaaatcatagttgaataataaagattgataatatgataataattgatcTTTGGGAATATATGAAGTATCCaaatattgtttaaattcCATTGGTAAACTATCTTCAATATCCAAAGAATTAGATGTTAATcttaattctttttgaattaaatttcttgCAAATGAAACTTTTGGATTATAAAaagtttttgaaaatttaattgaatcattttcCCATTCATTCCATTTCcatgaaaaattgaaattactCATTTGTACTGAAAACCAATCTAAATatcttaattttaattctaagTCCAATGAATCTAaattagaataaaaatatctaaaaGCTCTACCGAAGACTGGTGCAATTGCTTTTGGAGaatttttacaaatttcaACCAATAAAGTATAGAAATATGCAAATGGTTGTGACAAATCTggtaatttaaataaaagtcCCAAAATTGTCTCAATAGCTAAATCTTCGATTTTAAATGTTGGAATTAAAGGATTATCTTCAAAAGTTTCAATTAACTGTGCAATAGATTCACCTGGTGGCGCAAATAAGTTTGGCTTAAAGAACAAATCTAAAGTGATTACCTGTCTAGCGACTtcttttctattaaattcCATACTCTCCACCATATCAAtgataatatcattaaacaATTGACCTGGATAAGTGTTGATTGGAACCATTGTTGAAAAATCGCCTACTGAATTTGGTAAATAAACATGGAAATCATATCTTGGAGTTTTCCACATCTTATCTACAGATCCAATAAAATCAGAATCTAATTTACTGaatggtaataattcttcGGTAGTTGGTAATTTTAACGTTTCATTAAAACCTTGATCTGGTGAAACATTTGGATCTAAATGTGACCAATCAATAAATAgttcatttaattgttgcatatcatttgataaaattcttttgaCATTTGGTAAgattaattcaattaataattgcCTTTTATATGGAGGGTTTTTGctattatattcatttaataaatctaactgaatattattaatagtgaaattattttctaaatcaataattaaattttcaattttagatttcaattcttcatttgatttattaaaataaaacatatATGGAACATTAATCAAAGTATTTGTATAGATCAATTCAGATAATGGATTTCTAATTGATGGATCAGacttatttaattcaattgcaagatcaaaaaattgtttaaacaaattaattaaatcgTCTACAATGAGTAATGGACTTAATAGAGCAAAAAatcttaatattaattttgatttattccAAACACCAGTATCTTCTGATGGAATCTCctcatcttcatttaaaacaatggatttattaattaaattttgtaattcatcaaaaaaataatttataatactTTTACCAGCAACTAAGTTTTGTTTATGAACATGCATTGTTAAAAGGGCAATCGATGGTTGTTTTTGTGGTTGTTCAAATATAACAGATTTTAAAGTCTGTAATAAAGCATcgttaaaatattcttcatGGCCATATTCATTACTTATTGCTTCACTTAAGAATTTGATATCATCATCGAATGCCTTAATTGATTCACCAATAGTACGGATATCAGGCATCATTTCTTTACATAATTGAACCACTGGAGGAattctttgtttttttggGCCACGAGGTCTATAATCATGAAACccttcatcatcatcaacaaAATCTGGTTGTAAAATCATGGTAATTTatgttaattttaaaaaaaaaattaaatatttatattcaacTCAGttagtaaaaaaagaattaatttgataaatttcaattaatctTATTTCAaggtatattattatatggGTATAGTAACTAATTTTTGACCAGTAAATAGGATTAAGATGGATCAGAAATATAATGTATTATATGCAACAATAGCTCAATTCCTAAAGAGTTGTTTGGTCTCAATGATaataggaaaaaaaattaaaaaaaaactatgGATGACGAAAAATaggaatattattgaagaagaaagatttatcaaatgaaaGCAATATCGCTATTGAACTAACAATCTTTCATATGAAATTTCcttaaattaatataaaagtttgaaaaaaatttgtttgAATACAAAGATAGACCACAACAAAGAATATTCCTTTATAAGTTATATTtaagttaatttttttgtctttcGTTTTCCAAACTGCAAATCTTTAGAATTTCTCAATTTTTCAAGTTTGTGGCAAATAACCGCCAAGGATATTTTTCGCTGTAAATTAtgttatataaaaaaacattaaccagaaaaaaaataaattcaatgtTCAATTCCTGATAGAAAATCAGTAATAATGTATTGTAATAATATGCAAACTTTTTTGGCCTTAAAAATGGggaaatttttctaaaggGACCATAACAATCAGAGGACATAATCTTCAAATGACATCTTTCCATAGATcaaaaaatactaatgTTCAGCAttgtataataatacatgttc
Proteins encoded in this window:
- the STO1 gene encoding Sto1p (similar to Saccharomyces cerevisiae STO1 (YMR125W); ancestral locus Anc_2.413), with protein sequence MILQPDFVDDDEGFHDYRPRGPKKQRIPPVVQLCKEMMPDIRTIGESIKAFDDDIKFLSEAISNEYGHEEYFNDALLQTLKSVIFEQPQKQPSIALLTMHVHKQNLVAGKSIINYFFDELQNLINKSIVLNEDEEIPSEDTGVWNKSKLILRFFALLSPLLIVDDLINLFKQFFDLAIELNKSDPSIRNPLSELIYTNTLINVPYMFYFNKSNEELKSKIENLIIDLENNFTINNIQLDLLNEYNSKNPPYKRQLLIELILPNVKRILSNDMQQLNELFIDWSHLDPNVSPDQGFNETLKLPTTEELLPFSKLDSDFIGSVDKMWKTPRYDFHVYLPNSVGDFSTMVPINTYPGQLFNDIIIDMVESMEFNRKEVARQVITLDLFFKPNLFAPPGESIAQLIETFEDNPLIPTFKIEDLAIETILGLLFKLPDLSQPFAYFYTLLVEICKNSPKAIAPVFGRAFRYFYSNLDSLDLELKLRYLDWFSVQMSNFNFSWKWNEWENDSIKFSKTFYNPKVSFARNLIQKELRLTSNSLDIEDSLPMEFKQYLDTSYIPKDQLLSYYQSLLFNYDLNDNDLKKNDLLFRQDSFPLCENVRKILDYIHKAINQKEVTELETLLEELKSDNLIVDYNKFIIILLIQSVVHSGSRSLSHANKYINDIKDDLQHIFNKIELDQEYKEQIIVEAILRFWNTNSQTGFLVADAFKHAGLISAKSIIKFTFTEFNNKNYSLSDDTAMNAIFRNLSQRVIGEVDSGSDFEYTFEQLCIILNKTVVELGVNLDQEIDDPIILEDTDLENDLPRFDLIWKYKTALSFIKSLLRKYSTEYKLLTEKFMSGMDNAITHEPTKQQIINWLNELSQI